A window of Pseudomonas putida genomic DNA:
GCCTGGCCCTGACCTGGTCCGGTGACTACGCCACCGCCCAGGCCCGCGCGGTGGAAGCGAAAAAGGACATCAAGCTGTCGTTCTTCATCCCCCAGGAAGGCTCGCTGATCTGGTTCGACAATCTGTACATCCCCAAGGATGCGCCGCACGCGGCCAACGCCCACCGCTTCATCGAGTTCCTGCTGCAGCCGCAGACCATGGCCAAGGTCACCGACTACATCCACTACGCCAACAGTAACGCCGCCGCCACTGCGCTGGTGCGGGACGAGATCCGCCAGGACCCGGCCATCTACCCCGACGCGCAAACCCGCGAGCGCCTGTTCGCGCAGAAAACCCAGAGCCCGAAGGACATGCGCGCCATCACCCGGGTATGGAGCACGGTCAAGACCGGTTTCTGAACACTGCCCAACGATCACTGCCAAGGAGCTGCCCCATGGCCACCCCAAGCAAAGCATCCAGCGTTGCCCACGACCCGCTGGTGGAAGCCGACAAGGCCCACTACATGCATGGCTACCATGTGTTCGACGAGCACCGCGAGCAAGGCGCGCTGAACATCGTTGCCGGCGAGGGCGCCTACATCCGTGATACTCACGGCAACCGCTTCCTCGATGCCGTCGGCGGCATGTGGTGCACAAACATCGGCCTGGGGCGCGAGGAAATGGCCCTGGCCATCGCCGACCAGGTACGCCAGCTGGCCTATTCAAACCCGTTCTCCGACATGGCCAACGATGTGGCCATCGAGCTATGCCAGAAGCTTGCGCAGCTGGCACCGGGCGATCTCGACCATGTGTTCCTCACCACCGGTGGCTCGACCGCGGTCGACACCGCCTACCGGCTGATCCAGTACTACCAGAACTGCCGTGGCAAGCCGCACAAGAAGCACATCATCGCCCGCTACAACGCCTACCACGGCTCCACCACGCTGACCATGTCGATCGGCAACAAGGCCGCAGACCGGGTGCCGGAGTTCGATTATCACCACGACCTGATCCACCACGTTTCCAACCCCAACCCATATCGTGCGCCGCACGACCTGGACGAGGCCGAGTTCCTCGACTTCCTGGTGGCCGAGTTCGAGGACAAGATCCTCTCGCTGGGGGCTGACAACGTGGCGGCGTTCTTCGCCGAGCCGATCATGGGTTCGGGTGGGGTGATCATTCCGCCCAAGGGCTACTTCCAGCGCATGTGGCAGCTGTGCCAGACATACGACATTCTGTTCGTCGCCGACGAAGTGGTGACCTCGTTCGGGCGCCTGGGCACCTTTTTCGCCAGCGAGGAACTGTTCGGCGTCACCCCCGACATCATCACCACGGCCAAGGGCCTGACCTCGGCCTACCTGCCGCTCGGGGCGTGCATCTTCTCCGAGCGCATCTGGCAGGTGATCGCCGAGCCGGGCAAGGGCCGCTGTTTCACTCACGGCTTCACCTACAGTGGCCACCCGGTGTGCTGCACTGCGGCGCTGAAGAACATCGAGATCATCGAGCGCGAGCATTTGCTGGCGCATGTCAAGGACGTCGGCGGCTACCTGGAGCAGCGCCTGCAAAGCCTGCGCGAGCTGCCGTTGGTGGGGGACGTGCGCTGCATGAAGCTGATGGCCTGTGTCGAGTTCGTTGCCGACAAGGCCAGCAAGGCGCTGTTCGCCGACGAGGTGAACATCGGCGAACGCATCCACAGCAAGGCCCAGGCCAAAGGGCTGCTGGTGCGGCCGATCATGCACCTGAACGTGATGTCGCCGCCGTTGATCATCACCCATGCGCAAGTGGACGAGATCGTCGAAACCCTGCGCCAGTGCATCCTCGAAACCGCGCGCGAACTCACGGTGCTTGGCCTGTATCAGGGGCGATGAAGCTGGCGCAAAGGGCTGTGCGCGGGCGTGCCTGGCAGGCTAGACTGCCGGGCATGACCCAGGCCTCTCCCGACACTCCGCTTACCCTTTCACTGGGCGCGCTGCAGCAATGGCATGCGGCGCTGCAGCGCGCATTGGCCCACAGCGAAACGCCCGAGGCGCTGGCGCATGTGGCGGCCGCCATCGGCCAGCTGGTGCAGGTGGAATCGATGATGATCAGCCTCGAGTGCCAGGGGCGGGCACCGCAACTGCTGTACCAGCAAGGCATCCCCGAGCTGCACCGCGCCGCCGTGCTGGAGCGCTACTTCAGTGCCGGCTATCTGCTCGACCCGTTCTGCCTGGCCGTGCAGAGCGGCCTGGCCGAGGGCTTCTACCACTTGCAGGAAATCGCCCCGGACAACTTCTTCGATAGCGACTACTACAAGGCCTACTACCTGGGTACCGGTTGCAGTGAAGACAGCTACTACATCGTCGACCTCAGCGCTGGCCGCAAGTTGTCGTTGAGCCTGTTCCAGGGTTGTAGCGGCACGCGCCTGAGCGCCGGGCAGATCGACCTGCTGCGGGCACTGGAGCCGATGGTGCGTGAACTGCTGGGGCGCTACGCGCGGCATCATCTGCAGCCCGGCCCGGCGGCCGAGCGTGGCAGCCTGCAGGCGGCGTTCGACAGTTTCGGCTGCCAGGTACTGACCGACCGTGAGCGGGAGGTGGCGCACATGATCCTGCGGGGGCATTCGGTGAAGTCCACCGCGCTGGAGCTGGGCATCTCGCCGGAAACCGTGCGCATGCACCGCAAGAACCTGTACCTGAAGCTGGAGATAAACTCGCAGTCGGAGTTGTTTGCGCGCTTTATCGACTGGCTGCGCGGTGATCACCTCGAACGTTAGAAGCTAATGCGATCGCTGTGGGAGCGGGCGTGTCGAGGCGTCGAACCGCCGCGAACACGGGCGAAGCCCGTGCCATCCACCGCGTTGTCTGCTTCGCGGGCATGCCCGCTCCCACAGGTAAAGTGGGAACTGAAAAGAAATCTCAGCCCCTCCCTTTGGCCAGATAGGCCGCAAACTCCGCCTCCGGCACCATGCTGCCGCCGGTCCCCCACACCAGGTGCGTGGCCCGGCCCATGCGCTCAGCCGACAGGCCCATGCGCGCCAGGTACTCAGGTGATTCAAGCACCCTGACCATGCCCGGCATCCCCGCCAGCGCCGAAGGTTCCAGCCGCGCGTTCTCCAGGTCACTGGCCAGCACCAACAGCCGGTACAGCGTCTCGTCACTGACCGTGTAATAACCATCGAGCAAACGCTGCATCGCCTTGCCGACAAAGCCGGAAGGGCGGCCCACCGCCAGGCCGTCGGCGGCGGTCAGGTTGTCGATGCCGAAATCCTGCACGCTGGTGGCGTCATGCAAACCGCTATACACCCCCAGGAACATGCAGGGCGAGTGGGTGGGCTCGGCGAAGATGCAGTGCACATGGTCGCCCCAGATCAGCTTCAGGCCGAACGCCACACCACCGGGGCCACCGCCGACCCCGCAGGGCAGGTAGACGAACAAGGGGTGCTCGGCATCTACCTGGATACCTGCAGCCTCGAACTGGGCGGCCAGCCGCTCGGCCGCCACGGCATAGCCGAGGAACAGGTGTGGCGAGTTCTCGTCGTCGACGAAGTAGCAGCCCGGGTCCGCCGCCGCCTGCTGGCGCCCTTGCTCCACCGCCACGCTGTAGTCGCTTTCGTACTCGACCACGTTCACGCCATGGGCGCGCAGTTTGTCCTTCTTCCACTGGCGGGCATCGGCCGACATGTGCACGGTGGCCTGGAAGCCCAACCGGGCGCTCATGATGCCGATCGACAGGCCGAGGTTGCCGGTCGAGCCGACCGCAACCTTGTACTGGCTGAAGAATTGCCGGGCCTGGTCGCTGGCCAGTGCCCGGTAATCGCTGTCGAGGCGGATCATGCCGGCCTCCAGGGCCAGGTCTTCGGCGTGCTTGAGCACTTCATGAATACCGCCGCGGGCCTTGATCGAGCCAGAGATCGGCAGCTCGCTGTCCGCCTTGAGCCAAAGTGAACCGCTGGCAGGCAGGCCCGCTGCCTGCAGCAAGGTGGCGTGGAGGTTGGGCAGCGGGCGCAGTGGCGACTCGATGATGCCGCTGGTAGCGGCGGTGTCCGGGAAAACGCTGGCCAGGTAGGGGGCAAAGCGTGCCAGGCGGGCACTGGCGGCACTGACATCGGCGGCGCTCAAGCCGACATCGGCCAGGGCCTGGGCGGCAGGAGCAATGTTCGGGTTGAACCAGTTGGTTTCGCGCAGGGCCACCAGGTCATCGATCAGGGGGTGGGAGCTGCACCATGCTTGTAGTGTCTTGCCGTGGATCATGCTGGTTTTTCCTGTTGTGCAATCAATGTCAGGCAGCGCTGCACGATCGGGCTCACATCGCCCTTGCGCCGGCTGAGGATGATCGGACTGACGGCGCCGCTGTCGAGCAGGCCGACATATTCGATATCGGTGCGATGCTGCTGTTGCACCGACGCCGGCACCAAGGTTACGCCCACGCCGACAGCCACCAGGCCAATGGCGGTCTGCAGTTCGTTGGCCCACTGGCTGACGCGGATACTCATG
This region includes:
- a CDS encoding D-serine ammonia-lyase; this encodes MIHGKTLQAWCSSHPLIDDLVALRETNWFNPNIAPAAQALADVGLSAADVSAASARLARFAPYLASVFPDTAATSGIIESPLRPLPNLHATLLQAAGLPASGSLWLKADSELPISGSIKARGGIHEVLKHAEDLALEAGMIRLDSDYRALASDQARQFFSQYKVAVGSTGNLGLSIGIMSARLGFQATVHMSADARQWKKDKLRAHGVNVVEYESDYSVAVEQGRQQAAADPGCYFVDDENSPHLFLGYAVAAERLAAQFEAAGIQVDAEHPLFVYLPCGVGGGPGGVAFGLKLIWGDHVHCIFAEPTHSPCMFLGVYSGLHDATSVQDFGIDNLTAADGLAVGRPSGFVGKAMQRLLDGYYTVSDETLYRLLVLASDLENARLEPSALAGMPGMVRVLESPEYLARMGLSAERMGRATHLVWGTGGSMVPEAEFAAYLAKGRG
- a CDS encoding LuxR C-terminal-related transcriptional regulator, whose translation is MTQASPDTPLTLSLGALQQWHAALQRALAHSETPEALAHVAAAIGQLVQVESMMISLECQGRAPQLLYQQGIPELHRAAVLERYFSAGYLLDPFCLAVQSGLAEGFYHLQEIAPDNFFDSDYYKAYYLGTGCSEDSYYIVDLSAGRKLSLSLFQGCSGTRLSAGQIDLLRALEPMVRELLGRYARHHLQPGPAAERGSLQAAFDSFGCQVLTDREREVAHMILRGHSVKSTALELGISPETVRMHRKNLYLKLEINSQSELFARFIDWLRGDHLER
- a CDS encoding aminotransferase, whose amino-acid sequence is MATPSKASSVAHDPLVEADKAHYMHGYHVFDEHREQGALNIVAGEGAYIRDTHGNRFLDAVGGMWCTNIGLGREEMALAIADQVRQLAYSNPFSDMANDVAIELCQKLAQLAPGDLDHVFLTTGGSTAVDTAYRLIQYYQNCRGKPHKKHIIARYNAYHGSTTLTMSIGNKAADRVPEFDYHHDLIHHVSNPNPYRAPHDLDEAEFLDFLVAEFEDKILSLGADNVAAFFAEPIMGSGGVIIPPKGYFQRMWQLCQTYDILFVADEVVTSFGRLGTFFASEELFGVTPDIITTAKGLTSAYLPLGACIFSERIWQVIAEPGKGRCFTHGFTYSGHPVCCTAALKNIEIIEREHLLAHVKDVGGYLEQRLQSLRELPLVGDVRCMKLMACVEFVADKASKALFADEVNIGERIHSKAQAKGLLVRPIMHLNVMSPPLIITHAQVDEIVETLRQCILETARELTVLGLYQGR